The following are encoded together in the Arthrobacter sp. Y-9 genome:
- a CDS encoding organic hydroperoxide resistance protein, with protein MTTKALYTATAVAHGDGRNGHIQSSDGLLDAPVRTPKELGGAGGATNPEQLFAAGYAACFHSALKLVAAQAKLDAGESEVVADVSLHSLDNGGYGLSVRLEVDLPALPREQAQELIEKAHQVCPYSNATRGNIDVELAVA; from the coding sequence ATGACTACAAAAGCTCTCTACACCGCCACCGCCGTCGCCCATGGAGATGGCCGCAACGGCCACATCCAGTCTTCCGACGGTCTCCTCGACGCTCCGGTCCGCACCCCGAAGGAACTCGGCGGCGCCGGCGGGGCCACCAACCCGGAGCAGCTCTTCGCCGCCGGCTACGCCGCCTGCTTCCACTCGGCACTCAAGCTGGTCGCCGCGCAGGCCAAGCTCGACGCCGGGGAGTCGGAGGTCGTCGCCGACGTCTCCCTGCACTCCCTCGACAACGGCGGCTACGGCCTCTCCGTCCGTCTTGAGGTCGACCTGCCCGCCCTCCCGCGCGAGCAGGCTCAGGAACTGATCGAGAAGGCCCACCAGGTCTGCCCGTACTCCAACGCGACGCGCGGCAACATCGACGTCGAACTCGCGGTGGCCTGA
- a CDS encoding DUF1304 domain-containing protein, translated as MTVLAVVGLILSGIAALVHVFIFWMESFAWTSPRARAVFGTSETEAAATRELAFNQGFYNLFLAIAVLLGIILVAAGQPAVGSTLVFTGAGSMVAASLVLLLSSPEKASAALKQGVIPALGVISLILGITL; from the coding sequence ATGACCGTCCTCGCCGTCGTCGGCCTCATCCTCAGCGGCATCGCCGCGCTCGTGCACGTCTTCATCTTCTGGATGGAATCCTTCGCCTGGACTTCGCCGCGGGCGCGTGCCGTGTTCGGCACCAGCGAGACGGAAGCCGCCGCCACTCGTGAGCTGGCCTTCAACCAGGGCTTCTACAACCTCTTCCTGGCGATCGCCGTCCTGCTCGGCATCATCCTCGTGGCCGCCGGCCAGCCCGCCGTCGGCAGCACCCTCGTCTTCACTGGCGCCGGCTCGATGGTCGCCGCCAGCCTGGTGCTCCTGCTCTCCAGCCCGGAGAAGGCATCCGCAGCGCTCAAGCAGGGCGTGATCCCCGCGCTTGGCGTCATCTCCCTCATTCTCGGCATCACCCTCTGA
- a CDS encoding NADP-dependent oxidoreductase: MTDFTTTEIQLARRPEGWPVPEDFTTATVSHPALAPGQVRVRNEFISVDPYMRGRMNDTRSYVAPYPLGEAIAGGAIGRVVESASEDLPVGTVVLHQHGWMDGVQDAAETFRAVPEIPGVPLSLRLHILGMTGLTAYVGLTEIANLKEGETVFISGAAGAVGTAAGQIAKLLGAKRVIGSAGSPEKVALLTEKYGYDAAFNYKDGDVRELLAAAAPEGIDVYFDNVGGDHLEAALDAFNDGGRAALCGAISAYNTTDRTPGPDNMANLITRGLRLQGFTLGSYLHLGQEFSERMNGWFSEGLISYDETIVDGVENTVEAFLSMMRGANTGKMLVRI; encoded by the coding sequence ATGACTGACTTCACCACCACCGAGATCCAGCTCGCACGCCGCCCCGAAGGCTGGCCCGTGCCGGAGGACTTCACCACCGCGACCGTCTCCCACCCCGCGCTCGCCCCCGGTCAGGTCCGCGTCCGCAATGAGTTCATCTCCGTGGACCCGTACATGCGCGGCCGGATGAACGACACCCGCAGCTACGTAGCCCCGTATCCCCTGGGTGAGGCGATCGCGGGTGGTGCCATCGGCCGCGTGGTGGAGTCCGCTTCCGAGGATCTGCCCGTCGGCACGGTGGTGTTGCACCAGCATGGCTGGATGGACGGCGTCCAGGACGCCGCCGAGACCTTCCGCGCCGTTCCCGAGATCCCGGGCGTGCCCCTCTCCCTGCGTCTGCACATCCTCGGCATGACCGGCCTCACCGCCTACGTGGGCCTCACCGAGATCGCGAACCTCAAGGAAGGCGAGACCGTCTTCATCTCCGGCGCAGCCGGCGCCGTCGGCACGGCTGCCGGCCAGATCGCGAAGCTCCTGGGCGCCAAGCGCGTCATCGGCTCCGCCGGTTCCCCCGAGAAGGTCGCGCTGCTGACCGAGAAGTACGGCTACGACGCCGCCTTCAACTACAAGGACGGCGACGTGCGCGAACTCCTCGCGGCCGCCGCTCCGGAGGGCATCGACGTCTACTTCGACAACGTCGGCGGGGACCACCTCGAAGCCGCGCTGGACGCGTTCAACGACGGCGGTCGCGCGGCCCTCTGCGGCGCGATCTCGGCGTACAACACCACGGACCGCACGCCGGGTCCGGACAACATGGCCAATCTGATCACTCGCGGTCTGCGGCTCCAGGGCTTCACCCTCGGCTCCTACCTGCATCTCGGCCAGGAGTTCTCCGAGCGGATGAACGGCTGGTTCAGCGAGGGCCTCATCAGCTATGACGAGACGATCGTGGACGGCGTCGAGAACACCGTCGAGGCGTTCCTCTCGATGATGCGCGGCGCCAACACCGGCAAGATGCTCGTGCGCATCTGA
- a CDS encoding DNA alkylation repair protein, whose protein sequence is MTATTETTTVAGLLEELAALDDPRAREVNLRHGDDHGVNLGKLRAIAKRLKTQQDLARELWATDDTAARLLSLLICRPKDFSRDELDTMLREARAPKVQDWLVNYVVKKSPHTEDLRLLWFADEDPVVASAGWMLTVDRVAKKPEGLDLDGLLDTIEARMKDAPERLQWAMNHCLAQIGIEHPSLRARALEIGERLEVLKDYPTPPGCTSPFAPVWITEMVRRKEG, encoded by the coding sequence ATGACCGCAACCACCGAGACGACCACCGTGGCCGGGCTCCTGGAGGAACTCGCCGCACTGGATGACCCGCGGGCCCGTGAGGTCAATCTCCGGCATGGTGACGATCATGGCGTGAATCTCGGCAAATTGCGGGCCATCGCCAAACGTCTGAAGACCCAGCAAGACCTCGCCCGCGAACTCTGGGCCACAGACGACACCGCGGCCAGGCTGCTGTCCCTGCTGATCTGCCGTCCCAAGGATTTCAGCCGCGACGAACTCGATACCATGCTGCGCGAAGCCCGTGCCCCCAAGGTGCAGGACTGGCTGGTGAACTACGTCGTCAAGAAGTCCCCGCACACCGAGGACCTGCGGCTCCTCTGGTTCGCGGACGAGGACCCCGTGGTGGCGAGTGCGGGATGGATGCTTACGGTCGACCGGGTCGCCAAGAAGCCCGAGGGCCTGGACCTTGATGGCCTCCTGGACACGATCGAGGCCCGCATGAAGGACGCGCCGGAGCGCCTGCAGTGGGCGATGAATCACTGTCTCGCGCAGATCGGCATCGAACACCCTTCCCTGCGGGCCCGTGCCCTGGAGATCGGGGAGCGGCTCGAAGTCCTCAAGGACTATCCCACGCCGCCGGGCTGCACCTCGCCCTTCGCCCCGGTGTGGATCACTGAGATGGTGCGCCGCAAGGAAGGCTGA
- a CDS encoding zinc ribbon domain-containing protein YjdM, protein MSETLPSCPECSSEYTYEMGALLVCPECAHEWESTSTEEAAEKVIKDAVGNVLADGDTVTIVKDLKVKGSPTAIKVGTKVRNIRLIDGVGDHDIDCKVDGFGPMQLKSSVVKKV, encoded by the coding sequence GTGAGTGAAACCCTGCCTTCCTGCCCCGAGTGCTCCAGCGAGTACACCTACGAGATGGGCGCGCTCCTCGTGTGCCCGGAATGCGCCCACGAATGGGAGTCCACGTCCACCGAGGAGGCCGCGGAGAAGGTCATCAAGGACGCCGTCGGCAATGTGCTCGCCGACGGCGACACCGTCACCATCGTCAAGGACCTGAAGGTCAAGGGCAGCCCCACGGCGATCAAGGTGGGAACCAAGGTGCGGAACATCCGGCTGATCGACGGCGTGGGGGATCACGACATCGACTGCAAGGTGGACGGTTTCGGGCCCATGCAGCTCAAGTCCAGCGTGGTCAAGAAGGTCTGA
- a CDS encoding PLP-dependent aminotransferase family protein has product MSTTPTFLQPAARAAGYRPSPVRDFWEVSMQPGVISLAGGNPDLTVLPLAEMGAAASRIVTERGMEALQYGSGTGTQGARDAVVQVMAAEGIPVDADSVQITAGSQMALELVIKLLCDPGDVILAEGPTYVGALGVFAGLQVDVEHVAMDQDGLRPDALEETIARLRSQGRTVKALYTIPNFHNPTGITLSAERRPQVVEVCRRAGVPIIEDNPYGLLSFDGEVQQSMQQLDPENVIYLGSFSKIVAPGLRVGWAVAPEPLRRPLQLASEATTICASVLSQALIEEYVLGHGWQAALTTARGLYRGRATAVREALEEHMPAGTRWSVPRGGFFTWLDLPEGVSCHTVLDAAIDAKVVFVPGTAFYDGPDFGAGAPGLSQLRLAFSLEDEETLREGVKRLGGAIAGR; this is encoded by the coding sequence ATGAGCACTACCCCCACCTTCCTCCAGCCCGCCGCCCGTGCGGCCGGCTACCGCCCCTCTCCGGTACGCGACTTCTGGGAGGTCTCGATGCAGCCGGGCGTGATCTCGCTGGCCGGCGGCAACCCGGATCTCACCGTCCTTCCTCTTGCGGAGATGGGAGCCGCGGCCTCGCGGATCGTCACGGAGCGAGGCATGGAAGCGCTCCAGTACGGTTCGGGCACCGGAACGCAGGGCGCGCGCGACGCCGTCGTGCAGGTCATGGCGGCGGAAGGCATCCCGGTGGACGCGGACAGCGTCCAGATCACCGCGGGCTCGCAGATGGCCCTGGAACTGGTCATCAAGCTGCTGTGCGATCCGGGCGATGTGATCCTGGCCGAGGGGCCCACCTATGTGGGTGCGCTCGGCGTGTTCGCGGGTCTGCAGGTGGACGTGGAGCACGTCGCCATGGACCAGGACGGCCTGCGGCCCGACGCCCTCGAGGAGACGATCGCCCGGCTGCGCTCGCAGGGGCGCACGGTCAAGGCGCTCTACACGATCCCGAACTTCCACAACCCCACCGGGATCACGCTCTCGGCCGAGCGGCGCCCACAGGTGGTCGAGGTGTGCCGCCGCGCCGGGGTGCCGATCATCGAGGACAATCCCTACGGCCTGCTGTCCTTCGACGGCGAGGTCCAGCAGAGCATGCAGCAGCTCGATCCGGAGAACGTCATCTACCTCGGATCGTTCTCCAAGATCGTGGCGCCTGGTCTCCGGGTGGGCTGGGCCGTGGCGCCCGAACCGCTCCGCCGTCCGCTGCAGCTCGCCTCCGAAGCCACGACCATCTGCGCCTCGGTGCTGAGCCAGGCGCTCATCGAAGAGTACGTGCTGGGTCATGGCTGGCAGGCGGCGCTCACGACGGCGCGTGGCCTGTACCGCGGCCGGGCCACCGCGGTGCGGGAGGCCTTGGAGGAGCACATGCCGGCGGGGACGCGCTGGAGCGTGCCGCGCGGCGGCTTCTTCACCTGGCTGGATCTGCCCGAGGGAGTCTCCTGCCACACGGTGCTGGATGCCGCGATCGATGCCAAGGTGGTCTTCGTTCCGGGGACCGCGTTCTACGACGGTCCGGACTTCGGCGCCGGGGCGCCGGGCCTCTCTCAGCTGCGGCTGGCGTTCTCGCTGGAGGACGAGGAGACCCTGCGAGAGGGCGTGAAGCGCCTGGGAGGCGCCATCGCCGGTCGGTGA
- a CDS encoding TetR/AcrR family transcriptional regulator translates to MSLQSVRRKSMGTVVRRRSNAVTEEAIAERRVEILRSTASVIVDSGLSGCSFGAVSDATGFSVGMIQHYFRTRDKLIEACVEHRMEESEAEWRQIASRHGGADAARKLRGLIDYAVMGEKDFTDAWGFWFELYAAARLDVALAEKVNDRLRYWQRLFTEAIQDALDSGQAVTERSVEDVVNTVLGLTDGLAFQAINGTFGMTAPRMHTILHSFVESELKLPRGADTAAVDYH, encoded by the coding sequence ATGTCACTGCAATCCGTCAGGAGGAAGTCCATGGGCACCGTGGTGCGTCGCAGGAGCAATGCCGTCACCGAGGAGGCCATCGCCGAACGGCGGGTCGAAATCCTTCGCTCCACTGCGTCCGTGATCGTGGATTCCGGCCTGTCCGGCTGTTCCTTCGGGGCGGTGTCGGATGCCACGGGATTCAGCGTGGGCATGATCCAGCACTACTTCCGCACCAGAGACAAACTGATCGAGGCCTGCGTGGAGCACCGCATGGAGGAGTCCGAGGCCGAATGGCGACAGATCGCTTCTCGGCACGGCGGAGCGGACGCCGCCCGCAAGCTCCGCGGCCTGATCGACTACGCCGTCATGGGGGAGAAGGACTTCACCGACGCGTGGGGCTTCTGGTTCGAGCTCTATGCCGCGGCGCGTCTGGACGTCGCCTTGGCGGAGAAGGTCAACGATCGGCTGCGCTATTGGCAGCGCCTCTTCACCGAGGCGATTCAGGACGCCCTCGACTCCGGCCAGGCGGTCACCGAACGATCCGTGGAGGACGTCGTCAACACGGTCCTGGGTCTCACCGACGGACTCGCCTTCCAGGCGATCAACGGCACCTTCGGTATGACGGCGCCCCGCATGCACACGATCCTCCACAGCTTCGTCGAATCCGAACTGAAACTCCCGCGCGGCGCTGACACGGCCGCCGTCGACTACCACTGA
- a CDS encoding ABC transporter substrate-binding protein, with product MKKIAPKKITQKKTAGHLARRTALTLTALVLVAGTAACTNTETPTAAGTPGASGANAPGGVGAGGRAAAEAVQADPAVEALVPATLKQKGALSLVTDPTYAPITFTDSNGAFVGLEPDLAVAVGKKMGLKADFSKGDFNGIIAGIQAKRYDASWAAFSITADRAAQVDMVSYMKGGTSVMVKKGNTSGIQKVEDLCGKTVAAQTGTTQALSVLPAFQKQCADAGKGQITALILPQQDNVNQAVSTGRAQAMAADNALVAYYSQLQPDVFSAVDSILVEPALTGVITNKADSALAKAFQKALGSLMADGTYQKILSAWGMSASAIPASEINPVK from the coding sequence ATGAAAAAGATCGCCCCGAAGAAGATCACCCAGAAGAAGACCGCCGGCCACCTGGCACGCCGCACTGCTCTCACCCTGACCGCCCTCGTGCTCGTCGCCGGCACCGCAGCCTGCACCAACACCGAGACCCCGACGGCGGCGGGCACCCCGGGAGCCTCCGGCGCCAACGCCCCCGGCGGAGTCGGCGCGGGCGGCCGCGCCGCCGCGGAGGCCGTGCAGGCCGATCCGGCCGTAGAAGCCCTCGTCCCGGCGACCCTCAAGCAGAAGGGCGCCCTCAGCCTCGTCACCGACCCCACCTACGCCCCCATCACCTTCACCGACAGCAACGGCGCCTTCGTGGGCCTGGAGCCGGACCTCGCCGTCGCGGTCGGCAAGAAGATGGGCCTGAAGGCGGACTTCAGCAAGGGCGACTTCAACGGCATCATCGCGGGCATCCAGGCCAAGCGCTACGACGCGTCCTGGGCCGCCTTCTCCATCACCGCCGACCGCGCAGCGCAGGTGGACATGGTCAGCTACATGAAGGGCGGCACGTCCGTCATGGTGAAGAAGGGCAACACCTCCGGCATCCAGAAGGTGGAGGACCTGTGCGGCAAGACTGTCGCGGCGCAGACCGGCACCACCCAGGCACTGTCCGTCCTGCCCGCCTTCCAGAAGCAGTGCGCGGATGCCGGCAAGGGCCAGATCACAGCCCTGATCCTCCCCCAGCAGGACAATGTGAACCAGGCCGTCTCCACGGGCCGCGCCCAGGCCATGGCTGCCGACAACGCCCTCGTGGCGTACTACTCGCAGCTGCAGCCGGACGTGTTCTCCGCCGTGGACAGCATCCTCGTGGAACCTGCGCTCACGGGTGTGATCACCAATAAGGCGGACTCCGCCCTCGCCAAGGCGTTTCAGAAGGCTCTCGGCTCCCTCATGGCGGACGGCACGTACCAGAAGATCCTCTCGGCCTGGGGCATGTCCGCCTCCGCGATCCCGGCCTCTGAGATCAACCCCGTCAAGTAG
- a CDS encoding amino acid ABC transporter permease — translation MTPSSPGAVTVDHGRIDYLAMSGLPVLKRRRPGQVISVIVIAFLLVLMVGTLLTNPGFGWPTVGKYLFDTRILAGLLLTLELTVIAEVIGFAVGMVLAVMRMSPNRLISGVAGAYIWFFRGTPLLVQLLFWGFAAALFPTIGIGIPFIGPNFVEWNTNDVISLMGAAILGLGLNEAAYTAEIIRAGLLSVPAGQTEASRSMGFSHLKTLWYVVIPQSMKVIIPPIGNNVISMLKTTSLVIVIGVGDLLYNAQQIYAQNLKQIPLLIVASIWYIALTSVLSWFQSRLEKKYSKGTARPAKPAKKEAR, via the coding sequence GTGACCCCTTCCAGCCCCGGAGCCGTGACCGTAGACCACGGCCGGATCGACTACCTGGCCATGTCCGGCCTCCCCGTCCTGAAACGACGGCGCCCGGGCCAGGTGATCTCCGTCATCGTGATCGCCTTCCTGCTCGTCCTGATGGTGGGCACCCTGCTGACCAACCCCGGCTTCGGCTGGCCGACCGTCGGCAAGTATCTCTTCGACACGCGCATTCTCGCCGGCCTGCTCCTGACCCTGGAGCTGACCGTCATCGCCGAGGTCATCGGCTTCGCGGTCGGGATGGTTCTCGCCGTCATGCGGATGAGCCCCAACCGGCTCATCTCCGGTGTGGCCGGCGCCTACATCTGGTTCTTCCGCGGCACACCGCTGCTCGTCCAGCTCCTCTTCTGGGGTTTCGCCGCGGCCCTGTTCCCCACCATCGGCATCGGCATCCCGTTCATCGGACCGAACTTCGTGGAGTGGAACACCAATGACGTCATCTCCCTGATGGGCGCGGCCATCCTGGGCCTCGGTCTGAACGAGGCCGCGTACACCGCGGAGATCATCCGGGCCGGTCTGCTCAGCGTTCCCGCCGGTCAGACCGAGGCCAGCCGCTCCATGGGCTTCAGCCACCTGAAGACCCTCTGGTACGTGGTGATCCCCCAGTCCATGAAGGTGATCATCCCGCCGATCGGCAACAACGTGATCTCGATGCTCAAGACCACGTCCTTGGTGATCGTGATCGGCGTCGGTGATCTGCTCTACAACGCCCAGCAGATCTACGCCCAGAACCTCAAGCAGATCCCCCTGCTGATCGTGGCCAGCATCTGGTACATCGCCCTGACGAGTGTCCTGAGCTGGTTCCAGTCGCGGCTCGAGAAGAAGTACTCCAAGGGCACCGCCCGCCCGGCCAAGCCCGCCAAGAAGGAGGCCCGCTGA
- a CDS encoding amino acid ABC transporter ATP-binding protein — protein sequence MATVEFLNVHKSFGPVEVLKGIDFRVEPQQVVCLIGPSGSGKSTLLRCVNHLEVTTAGAILVNDQMIGYNVHGDRLVEASDAEIDRRRSRIGMVFQSFNLFGHMTALENVMFGPTKLLKTPKAQAESEARELLAKVGLAERANNYPSQLSGGQQQRVAIARALAMKPDLMLFDEPTSALDPELVGEVLDVMKQLAASGMTMIVVTHEMGFAREVADVVVFMDGGVIVEQGLPDDVLLNPQHERTRSFLSKVL from the coding sequence ATGGCTACCGTCGAGTTCCTCAATGTCCATAAGAGCTTCGGGCCCGTGGAGGTCCTCAAGGGGATCGATTTCCGGGTGGAACCGCAGCAGGTCGTGTGCCTGATCGGCCCGTCCGGCTCCGGCAAGTCCACGCTGCTGCGCTGCGTGAACCACCTCGAGGTCACCACCGCCGGCGCCATCCTGGTCAACGACCAGATGATCGGCTACAACGTGCATGGAGACCGACTGGTCGAGGCGTCCGACGCCGAGATCGACCGGCGCCGCTCCCGCATCGGCATGGTGTTCCAGAGCTTCAACCTCTTCGGGCATATGACGGCCCTGGAGAACGTGATGTTCGGCCCCACCAAGCTCCTCAAGACGCCCAAGGCCCAGGCCGAGAGCGAAGCCAGGGAACTCCTGGCCAAAGTCGGTCTGGCCGAGCGTGCCAACAACTACCCGTCCCAGCTCTCCGGCGGTCAGCAGCAGCGGGTGGCGATCGCCCGGGCCCTCGCCATGAAGCCGGACCTCATGCTGTTCGACGAACCCACGTCGGCCCTGGACCCCGAGCTGGTGGGCGAAGTGCTCGACGTGATGAAGCAGCTGGCCGCGAGCGGCATGACCATGATCGTGGTGACCCACGAGATGGGGTTCGCCCGGGAAGTGGCGGACGTCGTGGTCTTCATGGACGGCGGCGTGATCGTGGAGCAGGGCCTCCCGGACGACGTCCTCCTGAACCCGCAGCACGAACGCACCCGGTCCTTCCTCTCGAAAGTCCTCTGA
- a CDS encoding amidohydrolase, with the protein MRTLTTFHRPASQAHPVVLHHATFHTLEDGSSPEALLVFGQDIAATGTLEHCLAAAAALSPAEPEVVDLGGAVVVPGFIDAHAHPLMYGQLMTWVDCGPEKAGSIPEIVALLQEAARGLPAGRPVRGYGYEHRNLVEGRHPTRQELDQVSTDREVYLMNASGHGGVVNSFTLELHGVTRDTSNPPGGEFFRDADGELTGELSDAACNVLTGVHGVKVGHHGPNFHLADAPEEHLRQLAAAQEKFLAGGVTAIGDAQVSRREFDMYLRLAEADGLKTRVSMYLLSHLLDDALEMGLHGAFGNDMLSFAGIKLYADGTLGGWTAYFPDGYVGDPCRTGQLYHEPAEYRELIRKAHAASIQTATHAQSPTALEMVIGAIEAALEDRPDDDARHRIEHCGLPTPEQIDRMAAAGIHPVNQPQHYYNWGEGVTAAIGTPGERFNPLGEFVRAGVPVTISSDAPVADPLPLEAIQAAVTRVTRRGHRLGSLDLRISREEALKAHTLTAARAIGRETDLGSLAVGKRADFAVLSADPLTVPEEEIARIQVIQTWVDGRRRFLAGTPTALPAHHATQD; encoded by the coding sequence ATGCGCACCCTCACCACGTTCCACCGGCCCGCCTCCCAGGCCCACCCGGTGGTGCTCCACCACGCCACGTTCCACACCCTGGAGGACGGGTCCTCGCCGGAGGCCCTCCTCGTCTTCGGCCAGGACATCGCCGCGACCGGGACGCTTGAGCACTGCCTCGCGGCAGCGGCTGCCCTGAGCCCCGCGGAGCCGGAGGTCGTCGACCTGGGCGGCGCCGTCGTCGTCCCCGGCTTCATCGACGCGCACGCCCACCCGCTCATGTATGGCCAGCTCATGACGTGGGTGGACTGCGGCCCGGAGAAGGCCGGCTCCATTCCCGAGATCGTGGCGCTCCTGCAGGAGGCCGCCCGGGGACTGCCGGCTGGCCGGCCCGTCCGCGGGTACGGCTACGAGCACCGGAACCTCGTCGAGGGCCGGCACCCCACGCGCCAGGAGCTGGACCAGGTCTCCACCGACCGCGAGGTGTACCTGATGAACGCGTCGGGGCACGGCGGGGTCGTGAACAGCTTCACCCTGGAGCTCCACGGCGTCACGCGGGACACCTCGAATCCCCCGGGCGGCGAGTTCTTCCGGGACGCCGACGGCGAGCTGACGGGCGAGCTGTCCGACGCCGCCTGCAACGTCCTCACCGGCGTGCACGGCGTGAAGGTGGGCCATCACGGCCCGAACTTCCACCTCGCCGACGCGCCGGAGGAGCACCTCCGCCAGCTCGCGGCCGCTCAGGAGAAGTTCCTGGCCGGCGGGGTGACCGCCATCGGCGACGCGCAAGTGTCCCGTCGCGAGTTCGACATGTACCTCCGCCTCGCCGAAGCCGACGGCCTGAAGACCCGCGTCAGCATGTACCTGCTGTCCCATCTGCTCGATGACGCACTGGAGATGGGCCTGCACGGCGCCTTCGGCAACGACATGCTGAGCTTCGCCGGGATCAAGCTCTACGCGGACGGGACGCTGGGCGGCTGGACCGCGTACTTCCCGGACGGCTACGTCGGCGACCCCTGCCGGACCGGCCAGCTCTATCATGAGCCCGCCGAGTACCGGGAGCTGATCCGCAAGGCTCACGCCGCGAGCATCCAGACGGCCACGCACGCACAGTCCCCCACCGCGCTGGAGATGGTCATCGGAGCGATCGAGGCGGCCCTGGAGGACCGTCCGGACGACGACGCACGCCACCGGATCGAGCACTGCGGGCTGCCGACGCCCGAGCAGATCGACCGGATGGCCGCCGCGGGCATCCACCCGGTCAACCAGCCGCAGCACTACTACAACTGGGGCGAAGGGGTCACGGCCGCGATCGGCACACCCGGCGAGCGCTTCAACCCGCTCGGCGAGTTCGTCCGGGCCGGCGTGCCGGTCACCATCAGCTCCGACGCCCCCGTGGCGGATCCTCTGCCCCTCGAAGCCATCCAGGCTGCGGTCACCCGGGTCACCCGACGCGGCCACCGGCTCGGTTCCCTCGACCTGCGGATCAGCCGCGAAGAGGCCCTGAAGGCGCACACCCTCACGGCGGCCCGGGCGATCGGCCGGGAGACCGATCTCGGATCCCTCGCGGTCGGCAAGCGGGCCGACTTCGCGGTGCTGTCCGCCGACCCTCTCACGGTCCCCGAGGAGGAGATCGCCCGGATCCAGGTCATCCAGACCTGGGTGGACGGGCGACGCCGCTTCCTCGCCGGAACCCCCACCGCCCTCCCCGCACACCACGCGACCCAGGACTGA